One segment of Fimbriiglobus ruber DNA contains the following:
- a CDS encoding IS701 family transposase, giving the protein MTEQEIVGVGPAFARYLGRYRDVFRQDRTAAHFDTYCRGLLSDLPRKSIEPIALASGTTVRTLQLFVTTSVWSYDEARTRLHRFVADTLADLPTDPVGTVGVIDETSSRKWGDHTPGVQRQYLGCVGKVDNGIVTVHVGVTKGTFRTLLDADLFLPESWDVDRARCQAAGIPDTVRHHPKWRLALDQLLRANTNGITFDWLTFDEGYGAAVPLLTVLGVMGQRFVGEIPTNFAVRDAAGGPSRRADERLTGGHAERGRVYRLTRQTTRPSVWRVATAIVWVADRKHTLMVARNDATGEIKYFLTNATAEPVARILAVAFRRWTVEHLFRVAKQEVGLMHYEGRDYTGLMRHRTLAVVVLGFVAAHTERLRGEKPRRDDGAGVPGAQRPVRDPVPAATGNRGHPTYQRRNSIPPAAKQASHPIS; this is encoded by the coding sequence ATGACCGAGCAGGAAATCGTGGGCGTCGGCCCGGCGTTCGCCCGGTATCTGGGCCGGTATCGGGACGTGTTCCGGCAGGACCGCACGGCCGCCCACTTCGACACGTATTGTCGGGGCCTGTTATCCGACCTGCCGCGGAAATCGATCGAACCGATCGCGTTGGCGAGCGGGACGACGGTCCGTACCCTCCAGTTGTTCGTGACGACCTCGGTGTGGTCGTACGACGAGGCCCGGACGCGGTTGCACCGATTCGTGGCCGATACGCTGGCCGATCTCCCGACCGATCCCGTCGGAACGGTCGGGGTGATCGACGAGACGAGCAGCCGGAAGTGGGGGGATCACACTCCGGGCGTCCAACGGCAGTACCTGGGGTGTGTGGGCAAGGTCGACAATGGGATCGTGACCGTCCACGTGGGGGTCACCAAGGGCACCTTTCGTACCCTGTTGGACGCCGACCTGTTCCTACCCGAGTCGTGGGACGTGGACCGCGCGCGGTGTCAGGCGGCCGGCATCCCGGACACCGTCCGGCACCACCCGAAGTGGCGGCTGGCCCTCGACCAACTCCTCCGGGCGAACACGAACGGGATCACGTTCGACTGGCTGACGTTCGACGAAGGGTACGGGGCAGCCGTCCCGCTCCTGACCGTGTTGGGCGTGATGGGACAGCGGTTCGTGGGTGAAATCCCGACGAATTTCGCCGTCCGGGACGCGGCCGGGGGCCCCTCCCGGCGGGCCGACGAGCGGTTGACCGGGGGTCACGCCGAGCGGGGGCGAGTGTACCGGTTGACCCGCCAGACGACCCGCCCGTCGGTCTGGCGGGTGGCCACCGCCATCGTCTGGGTGGCCGACCGCAAGCACACCCTGATGGTCGCCCGCAACGACGCGACCGGGGAGATCAAGTACTTCCTGACGAACGCCACGGCCGAGCCGGTGGCTCGGATTCTCGCCGTCGCCTTCCGCCGGTGGACGGTCGAGCATCTATTCCGGGTCGCCAAACAGGAAGTCGGACTGATGCACTACGAGGGGCGGGATTACACGGGGCTGATGCGGCACCGGACCCTGGCCGTGGTCGTCCTCGGATTCGTCGCCGCCCACACGGAGCGGCTCCGGGGGGAAAAACCCAGACGTGACGATGGAGCAGGTGTGCCGGGCGCTCAACGTCCGGTGCGCGATCCTGTTCCGGCGGCGACGGGGAACCGGGGCCACCCAACATACCAGCGACGTAATTCAATACCACCAGCGGCGAAACAAGCAAGCCACCCGATCTCATAA
- a CDS encoding 4Fe-4S dicluster domain-containing protein, giving the protein MTVPPADELPVLDASRCTGCGDCVAACPTRCLESSANGLPWLARPADCVSCAACAAVCPTTAIAMGTHLRIHNTTRI; this is encoded by the coding sequence ATGACCGTGCCCCCAGCGGACGAACTTCCCGTGCTGGACGCCTCCCGCTGCACGGGCTGCGGCGACTGCGTGGCCGCGTGCCCGACGCGGTGCCTGGAGTCGTCCGCCAACGGTCTCCCGTGGCTCGCACGGCCGGCCGACTGCGTCTCGTGCGCCGCGTGCGCGGCGGTCTGCCCGACGACGGCGATCGCGATGGGCACACACTTACGCATTCACAACACCACTCGCATATGA
- a CDS encoding ABC transporter ATP-binding protein: MIEITNVTKRYGTKIAVQGLNLNVPAGELFAFLGPNGAGKTTTIKMLCGLLFPTEGTVKVGGYDVRAQGDDARRLISYVPDMPFLYEKLTGREFLQFTCDLYGMDKARAADQTARVIETFHLDDFVDDLTERYSHGMRQRTVFAAALVHEPRLLIADEPTVGLDPKSIRELKVLLRQQAESGVTVFLSTHTLDIAQELADRIGILDHGRLLGCGTMTDLRRQAAMNGSLEDLFLKITEEAVAEPPVKV, translated from the coding sequence ATGATCGAGATCACCAACGTCACCAAGCGGTACGGCACCAAGATCGCCGTCCAGGGCTTGAACCTGAACGTCCCCGCCGGGGAGTTGTTCGCGTTCCTCGGGCCGAACGGCGCGGGGAAGACGACGACGATCAAGATGCTCTGCGGCCTGCTCTTCCCGACCGAAGGGACCGTGAAGGTCGGCGGGTACGACGTTCGGGCGCAGGGGGACGACGCCCGGCGGCTCATCAGCTACGTGCCGGACATGCCGTTCCTGTACGAAAAGCTCACCGGCCGCGAGTTCCTGCAATTCACCTGTGATCTGTACGGCATGGACAAGGCCCGGGCCGCCGACCAGACCGCCCGCGTGATCGAGACGTTCCACCTCGACGACTTCGTGGACGATTTAACCGAACGGTACTCGCACGGGATGCGGCAGCGGACCGTCTTCGCGGCCGCCCTCGTCCACGAACCGCGGCTGTTGATCGCCGACGAGCCGACCGTCGGGCTCGACCCGAAGAGCATTCGCGAACTCAAGGTGTTGCTCCGCCAGCAGGCCGAGAGCGGCGTGACCGTGTTCCTGTCCACGCACACCCTCGACATCGCCCAGGAACTCGCCGACCGCATCGGCATCCTCGACCACGGCCGGTTGCTCGGCTGCGGGACCATGACCGACCTCCGCCGGCAGGCCGCGATGAACGGCTCGCTCGAAGACCTGTTCCTGAAAATCACCGAGGAAGCGGTGGCCGAGCCACCGGTCAAAGTGTGA
- a CDS encoding putative ABC transporter permease subunit, giving the protein MTDSADTLAPPPAEPPVRAPLSPAPVPLPPLGNQAAVFDRLRYRVARNGLRVAWQSGKVKLITMLATSAIVAAFVFGLSWFGVRELFQFKVPAKGLIVGGLFDLMFFTLGTMLVFSTGIILYASLFTAPEAKFLLTTPARANRVFAVKFQAAVAFSSWAFMILGLPILVAYGIGTGVPWYFYPLLPAYLLGFVLLPGSVSALFCLFLVRYLPRNRRQALIWLGVVLVVLGGFWASRVLAAFKQTIHAPKKNEVEGLIGQFALVQHPLTPSHWMTNGIMAAARGEPAGAVLPLAVIWSNGLLAYLVAAWVAGRVYRTAFDRIAGGGRDRRVYRGNVLDRVMNALVFYLDKPTRILVVKDFRTFRRDPTQWALLFIFGGMMLLGATNLRQFYRNDLVAVDKYVVSLMNVAGTSVLLCAGLSRFIFPLISLEGRKFWILGLMPVRREQILFGKFVFSATGSVLIAETLILLSDILLGMSAGPLVAHALTVGVVAVGLSGLNVGLGAYMPNFRETDPSKIVVGFGGTVNMVIGLLFLVLVVGVMAAPIHAAGLAHGFASGHDRETPLWAFSGIPLGLALGAVAVWLPLRAGGRALKAMEF; this is encoded by the coding sequence ATGACCGACTCCGCCGACACTCTCGCCCCGCCTCCCGCCGAGCCGCCGGTGCGGGCACCGCTGTCCCCCGCGCCGGTACCCCTGCCACCCCTCGGCAACCAGGCGGCGGTGTTCGACCGGCTCCGCTACCGGGTCGCCCGGAACGGCCTCCGCGTGGCCTGGCAGTCGGGCAAGGTGAAGCTGATCACGATGCTCGCGACGAGCGCGATCGTGGCGGCGTTCGTCTTCGGGCTGAGCTGGTTCGGCGTCCGCGAGTTGTTTCAGTTCAAAGTCCCGGCCAAGGGGCTGATCGTCGGCGGGCTGTTCGACCTGATGTTCTTCACGCTCGGCACGATGCTCGTCTTCTCGACCGGCATCATCCTCTACGCGAGCCTGTTCACCGCCCCCGAAGCCAAGTTCTTGTTGACCACCCCGGCCCGGGCCAACCGCGTGTTCGCGGTCAAGTTCCAGGCCGCGGTCGCGTTCAGCTCGTGGGCGTTCATGATCCTCGGGCTGCCGATCCTGGTCGCGTACGGCATCGGCACCGGCGTCCCGTGGTACTTTTACCCGCTGCTCCCGGCGTACCTACTCGGGTTCGTGCTGCTCCCGGGGTCCGTCTCCGCCCTGTTCTGCCTGTTCCTGGTCCGGTACCTCCCGCGGAACCGCCGGCAGGCGTTAATCTGGCTGGGCGTCGTGCTGGTGGTTTTGGGCGGGTTCTGGGCGTCGCGGGTGCTGGCGGCGTTCAAGCAGACGATCCACGCGCCGAAGAAGAACGAGGTCGAGGGGCTCATCGGGCAGTTCGCCCTGGTCCAGCATCCGCTCACCCCGAGCCACTGGATGACGAACGGGATCATGGCCGCCGCCCGGGGCGAGCCGGCCGGCGCGGTCCTCCCGCTAGCCGTGATCTGGAGCAACGGGCTGCTCGCGTACCTCGTCGCCGCGTGGGTGGCGGGCCGGGTCTACCGGACCGCGTTCGACCGGATCGCGGGTGGCGGGCGGGACCGCCGGGTCTACCGCGGGAACGTCCTCGACCGGGTGATGAACGCGCTCGTCTTTTACCTCGACAAGCCGACCCGCATCCTCGTGGTCAAGGACTTTCGCACTTTCCGCCGCGACCCGACGCAGTGGGCGCTGTTGTTCATCTTTGGCGGGATGATGCTGCTCGGGGCGACCAACCTGCGCCAATTCTACCGGAACGACCTGGTGGCCGTGGACAAGTACGTGGTCAGCCTGATGAACGTCGCGGGCACGTCCGTGCTGTTGTGCGCCGGGCTGAGCCGGTTCATTTTCCCGCTCATCAGCCTGGAAGGGCGGAAGTTCTGGATTCTCGGCCTGATGCCGGTCCGCCGCGAGCAGATCCTGTTCGGCAAGTTCGTCTTCTCGGCGACCGGGTCGGTGCTGATCGCGGAGACGCTGATCTTGTTGAGCGACATCCTGCTCGGCATGTCGGCCGGCCCGCTCGTCGCCCACGCGCTGACGGTCGGGGTGGTGGCCGTCGGGTTGAGCGGGCTGAACGTCGGCCTGGGCGCGTACATGCCGAACTTCCGGGAGACCGACCCGTCGAAGATCGTGGTCGGCTTCGGCGGGACGGTGAACATGGTGATCGGGCTGCTGTTCCTCGTCCTCGTGGTCGGGGTGATGGCCGCGCCCATCCACGCGGCCGGCCTGGCCCACGGGTTCGCCAGCGGGCACGACCGCGAAACCCCACTCTGGGCGTTCTCCGGTATTCCCCTCGGGTTGGCCCTCGGGGCGGTCGCCGTTTGGCTCCCGCTCCGGGCCGGCGGCCGGGCACTCAAGGCGATGGAATTTTAA
- a CDS encoding sigma 54-interacting transcriptional regulator has protein sequence MPDPTPPSDRPRFPWRAYFHGTTTPVFVVSAARRLRYANPAWEALVGRSLAAARGMRVSSRRSAGDLAQALAPPAEVWAGRPARARRAVPPAETGPPWWDVTFVPLAAGGRVTGVVGFVVVAGDAGARGPGAKLSAAVADLRAQVALGFSLDLIAGPSLGAERLAAQVRLAIETTAPVWICGEPGAGKETLARVIHHDGPTRERAFWGVECGGLPAALIESQLFGKGGLAASDRLGTLYLKDPAALPRDLQARIAALFTPRRPGGPRLICGAARPAADAMREGKLIPPFHTALSVLELTVPPLRDRLDDLSRLVDRLLERGSAAGEKPRVADDVWPVLRVHDWPGNVRELGDILVRAVGKAGTGPVNKDHLPRYLRDRFLVAAAPVRPEERAWTLDAVLEAVEKRLIELALRQAGGSQTVAAERLGVFRTRLWRRMEALGIPVPPQPPKARKAKGTGGPAGANEPDGA, from the coding sequence GTGCCCGACCCGACTCCTCCTTCCGACCGCCCGCGCTTCCCCTGGCGGGCCTACTTTCACGGCACGACCACGCCCGTGTTCGTTGTGAGCGCCGCCCGGCGACTGCGGTACGCGAACCCGGCGTGGGAAGCACTCGTCGGCCGTTCGCTCGCGGCGGCCCGCGGGATGCGGGTCTCGTCGCGGCGGTCCGCGGGCGACCTCGCCCAAGCGCTCGCGCCGCCGGCCGAGGTGTGGGCCGGGCGGCCCGCGCGGGCGCGGCGGGCGGTCCCACCGGCCGAGACCGGCCCGCCCTGGTGGGACGTGACCTTCGTCCCGCTGGCCGCGGGCGGCCGCGTGACCGGTGTGGTGGGGTTCGTGGTCGTCGCCGGCGATGCCGGTGCCCGCGGGCCGGGGGCCAAGCTGTCGGCCGCCGTCGCCGACCTGCGGGCACAGGTGGCCCTCGGGTTCTCGCTCGACCTGATCGCCGGCCCGTCACTCGGGGCCGAGCGGTTGGCCGCTCAAGTCCGTCTCGCGATCGAGACGACCGCCCCGGTGTGGATCTGCGGTGAACCGGGCGCTGGGAAGGAGACGCTGGCCCGGGTGATCCACCACGACGGCCCGACCCGCGAGCGGGCGTTCTGGGGGGTTGAGTGCGGCGGGCTTCCGGCCGCGCTGATCGAGAGCCAGCTGTTCGGCAAAGGCGGCCTGGCCGCGTCCGACCGCCTGGGCACGCTGTATTTGAAAGACCCGGCCGCCCTGCCGCGCGACTTGCAGGCGCGAATCGCCGCCCTGTTCACCCCCCGGCGGCCGGGCGGCCCCCGCCTGATCTGCGGGGCCGCCCGGCCCGCGGCGGATGCCATGCGCGAGGGCAAACTCATCCCGCCGTTCCACACCGCCCTGTCGGTTCTGGAACTGACGGTCCCGCCGCTCCGCGACCGCCTCGACGATTTGTCCAGGCTGGTCGACCGATTGCTGGAACGCGGGTCGGCCGCCGGCGAAAAGCCGCGGGTCGCAGACGACGTGTGGCCGGTCTTGCGGGTACACGACTGGCCCGGCAACGTGCGCGAACTGGGCGACATCCTCGTCCGCGCGGTCGGGAAGGCCGGGACCGGACCAGTCAACAAAGACCACCTCCCGCGCTACCTCCGCGACCGGTTCCTCGTCGCCGCGGCGCCGGTAAGGCCGGAGGAGCGAGCCTGGACGCTCGACGCGGTTCTCGAAGCCGTGGAAAAGCGGCTCATCGAGCTGGCGCTGAGGCAGGCCGGCGGCTCGCAGACGGTCGCCGCGGAACGGCTGGGCGTGTTCCGGACCCGGCTGTGGCGGCGGATGGAAGCCCTCGGCATCCCGGTCCCGCCGCAACCGCCCAAGGCGCGGAAGGCGAAGGGCACGGGCGGTCCCGCTGGAGCCAACGAACCGGACGGGGCGTGA